A genomic segment from Montipora foliosa isolate CH-2021 chromosome 9, ASM3666993v2, whole genome shotgun sequence encodes:
- the LOC137971725 gene encoding uncharacterized protein, protein MLRENTEINLKKADKGTRTVVLNTADKILEGQVQLDNSKHYRPILRPMVKDTSLRVLLLVNELYQQNYIDDMTKKWLCLTLNPPRVPVFYTLTKIHKPTPVGRPVISGCDGPTEKLSSFVDRLLQPIAQKQKSYLKDTTDFINLIETTRVPKNAILVSMDVTSLYTNIPQEEGFKTVCKTYDSFYKDSPPIPTQYLKRALKLIL, encoded by the coding sequence ATGCTTAGAGAAAACACCGAAATAAACCTGAAAAAGGCAGATAAAGGGACTCGAACTGTTGTTCTAAACACTGCGGACAAAATTCTAGAAGGACAAGTCCAGTTAGACAACTCTAAGCACTACAGGCCCATCTTAAGGCCAATGGTTAAAGACACGTCCCTAAGAGTTCTTTTATTAGTAAACGAACTCTACCAGCAAAActacattgacgacatgactAAGAAATGGCTTTGTCTAACACTAAATCCGCCTCGCGTACCAGTATTCTACACGCTCACTAAAATACACAAACCAACTCCGGTTGGTAGACCTGTAATATCTGGTTGTGATGGCCCTACTGAGAAACTTTCATCATTTGTAGACAGGCTACTTCAGCCTatagcacaaaaacaaaagtcgTATCTAAAAGACACGACGGATTTCATCAACCTCATAGAAACAACAAGAGTGCCGAAAAATGCAATCCTTGTCTCGATGGACGTGACTAGCCTATACACAAATATACCTCAGGAGGAGGGATTTAAGACAGTGTGCAAGACATACGACTCTTTCTATAAAGACAGCCCTCCCATCCCTACACAGTATCTTAAAAGAGCGCTTAAACTTATCCTTTAA